One region of Exiguobacterium acetylicum genomic DNA includes:
- the mnmG gene encoding tRNA uridine-5-carboxymethylaminomethyl(34) synthesis enzyme MnmG translates to MAYQAGEFDVIVVGAGHAGIEASLAAARMGSKTVMLTMNPDMVGFMYCNPSIGGPAKGIVVREIDALGGEMARAIDATYIQMKMLNTSKGPAVRALRAQADKFEYQNRMKKALEDEPNLLLRQALVERLLIDDEGRCVGVVTNTGAEYRAKAVVITTGTFMRGKIIIGELSYESGPNNQMPSINLSKHLEELGFELARFKTGTPPRIDGKTIDYSKTEIQPGDEVALPFSHETTQMITEQIPCWLTYTTEYTHQLIDANLHRSPMFSGMIKGTGPRYCPSIEDKVVRFNDKPRHQIFLEPEGRDTEEVYVQGLSTSLPEDVQHDILRSIPGLENSEMMRPGYAIEYDAVVPTQLWPTLETKRVPGLFTAGQINGTSGYEEAAGQGIMAGINAGLQVQGKEPLILSRSQGYIGVMIDDLVTKGTNEPYRLLTSRAEYRLLLRHDNADLRLSEIGHELGLISEERQAKLLDKQEQIRLEMKRLEKVVIKATADVNAQLEAIGASPLKEALHAITLLKRPEITYAMIAQMTPPETPLSAEAAEQVEIQVKYAGYIDKQLDQVEKMMRMEQKRIPDRLDYDAISGLAIEAKQKLNQVRPLSIGQASRISGVNPSDISILLVYIEQGQYALTAE, encoded by the coding sequence ATGGCTTATCAAGCAGGTGAATTCGACGTTATCGTCGTCGGAGCCGGACATGCCGGCATCGAAGCCTCTCTTGCTGCGGCACGAATGGGCTCAAAAACGGTTATGTTGACAATGAATCCCGATATGGTTGGATTCATGTATTGCAACCCGTCGATCGGTGGTCCTGCAAAAGGGATCGTCGTCCGGGAAATCGATGCGCTCGGTGGTGAGATGGCACGCGCGATCGATGCAACGTATATTCAAATGAAAATGTTAAACACGTCAAAAGGTCCTGCCGTGCGAGCATTACGGGCACAGGCAGATAAATTCGAATACCAAAACCGGATGAAAAAAGCGCTCGAGGATGAGCCGAATTTGCTCTTACGTCAAGCGCTCGTCGAACGGTTATTGATTGACGACGAAGGACGCTGCGTTGGTGTCGTCACGAATACAGGGGCGGAATACCGAGCAAAAGCGGTCGTCATCACGACCGGAACGTTCATGCGCGGAAAAATCATCATCGGTGAATTGTCGTACGAGAGTGGTCCGAACAATCAGATGCCATCGATCAATCTATCGAAACATCTTGAAGAACTCGGATTTGAGCTCGCACGTTTCAAAACAGGTACACCACCGCGAATCGACGGGAAAACGATTGACTACTCGAAGACGGAGATCCAACCAGGTGACGAAGTAGCACTTCCATTTAGTCATGAAACGACTCAAATGATCACGGAACAGATCCCATGCTGGTTGACGTATACGACGGAGTATACGCATCAGTTGATCGATGCGAACCTGCACCGCTCCCCGATGTTCTCTGGAATGATCAAAGGAACAGGTCCACGTTATTGCCCATCGATCGAAGATAAGGTCGTCCGGTTCAACGATAAACCGCGTCACCAAATCTTCCTTGAGCCAGAAGGTCGCGATACGGAAGAAGTCTACGTGCAAGGGTTATCAACAAGCTTGCCGGAAGACGTCCAACACGATATTCTCCGCTCGATTCCTGGGCTTGAGAATTCAGAAATGATGCGTCCTGGTTATGCGATTGAGTACGATGCCGTTGTTCCGACACAACTTTGGCCAACGCTCGAGACAAAACGTGTTCCTGGTTTATTCACAGCGGGTCAAATCAACGGAACAAGTGGGTATGAGGAAGCAGCGGGACAAGGAATCATGGCAGGGATCAATGCCGGACTACAAGTCCAAGGCAAAGAACCACTTATCTTGTCACGTTCACAAGGCTATATCGGTGTCATGATCGATGATCTCGTCACGAAAGGTACGAACGAACCATACCGTCTCTTGACGTCACGCGCCGAGTACCGGTTGTTGCTCCGTCATGATAATGCGGACCTTCGCCTATCGGAAATCGGACATGAACTCGGATTGATCTCGGAAGAGCGCCAAGCGAAGTTGCTCGATAAACAAGAACAAATCCGTCTTGAGATGAAACGTCTTGAGAAGGTCGTCATCAAAGCGACAGCGGACGTGAATGCACAGCTAGAAGCAATTGGTGCATCACCACTCAAGGAAGCGCTGCATGCGATCACGTTGCTGAAACGCCCGGAAATCACGTATGCGATGATCGCGCAGATGACACCACCGGAAACACCACTGTCTGCAGAAGCAGCAGAACAAGTCGAAATCCAAGTCAAATACGCCGGCTACATTGATAAACAACTCGATCAAGTCGAAAAAATGATGCGGATGGAGCAAAAACGGATTCCGGATCGTCTCGATTACGATGCGATCAGTGGATTAGCGATTGAAGCGAAACAAAAACTAAACCAAGTGCGTCCGCTCTCGATCGGACAAGCATCCCGGATCTCAGGGGTAAACCCGTCTGATATCTCGATTTTGCTTGTCTATATCGAACAAGGCCAATACGCATTGACTGCGGAGTGA
- the rsmG gene encoding 16S rRNA (guanine(527)-N(7))-methyltransferase RsmG — translation MNQQQFVTALAAQGLEVSEHQLHQFKRYYELLVEWNEKMNLTAITDEEDVYLKHFYDSITAAFYFDFTTVTTVCDVGAGAGFPSLPIKIMFPHLQVTIVDSLNKRIGFLNHLATELGLEGVAFHHGRAEEFGKNKQFRERFDVVTARAVARMSVLAEYCLPLAKVGGQFVALKAAKVSEELEDGAIALKVLGGNLRESFQFQLPGEESERNIVIVDKKRTTPGKYPRKAGTPAKDPLS, via the coding sequence ATGAACCAACAGCAATTCGTAACAGCATTGGCAGCACAGGGACTTGAAGTCTCAGAACATCAGTTGCATCAATTCAAACGGTATTATGAACTGCTCGTCGAGTGGAATGAAAAGATGAACCTGACAGCGATCACGGATGAAGAAGATGTTTATCTCAAGCACTTCTACGATTCGATCACAGCAGCGTTCTATTTCGATTTCACGACGGTCACGACGGTTTGTGATGTCGGAGCGGGCGCTGGTTTCCCAAGTCTGCCGATCAAGATCATGTTCCCACATCTCCAAGTGACGATTGTCGATTCACTGAACAAACGAATCGGCTTCCTCAATCATTTGGCGACGGAACTCGGACTCGAAGGTGTCGCGTTCCATCATGGACGCGCCGAAGAGTTCGGTAAAAATAAACAATTCCGCGAACGGTTCGACGTCGTGACAGCTCGTGCGGTCGCCCGGATGTCCGTTCTCGCGGAATATTGCTTACCGCTTGCAAAAGTCGGTGGACAATTCGTTGCCTTGAAGGCAGCGAAAGTCAGTGAAGAGCTCGAGGATGGTGCGATTGCCTTAAAAGTACTCGGTGGGAATTTACGGGAAAGTTTCCAGTTCCAATTGCCAGGCGAGGAAAGTGAGCGTAATATCGTTATTGTAGATAAAAAACGAACAACACCCGGGAAATATCCGCGTAAAGCGGGTACGCCTGCGAAAGATCCATTAAGCTAA